In one Nicotiana sylvestris chromosome 8, ASM39365v2, whole genome shotgun sequence genomic region, the following are encoded:
- the LOC104242027 gene encoding uncharacterized protein produces the protein MSKFLVYLLVCLSLHACSARPLATTTDKENRIQDVTFLTRDTFKTEGKITFENNGSGSLDDAKLMWKKRSNGEETKGNKVITVQEGAQVKMLRRQSRLILETPPLAQHEEEAVNSIKKDPVEDVVVMDYAQPHRKPPIHNTKH, from the exons ATGTCTAAGTTTCTTGTTTATCTTTTGGTTTGTCTTTCTCTCCATGCATGCAGTGCTAGACCACTCGCAACAACTACTGATAAAGAAAACAGAATACAG GATGTAACATTTTTGACAAGGGACACATTTAAAACAGAAGGAAAAATCACGTTTGAAAATAATGGAAGCGGAAGTCTAGATGATGCAAAACTTATGTGGAAAAAGAGATCAAATGGAGAAGAAACTAAAG GAAACAAGGTCATTACAGTTCAAGAAGGAGCTCAAGTAAAG ATGTTGAGGAGACAATCGCGATTGATTCTAGAAACTCCACCATTAGCACAACATGAGGAAGAAGCAGTGAACTCCATTAAAAAAGACCCTGTGGAAGACGTGGTGGTTATGGACTATGCTCAACCCCATCGAAAACCACCTATTCATAACACTAAACACTAG